From Candidatus Methylacidiphilales bacterium:
GCTCCCTGGATCGAACTCGTCACACACAGCCCGACCCGCGCGCGCAAGCCGCGTATCACAAGACTGCAGGCCGCATGAAGATTCGCTTTTTGCGCAGGCCCGATTTTTTGCACCGGGTACCAGAACTGCGAAAACGTCTTGGTTTCCCCCGGCTGAAGAAAGCTGAAGTCGGGTTGGTTGTCGGTATAAACTCCGGCCATGAGTTCAATGTAAGGACCATCGGAATCGGTGAGCTGGCGGTCCCATGCATAACCGAACTCATGATTTCCCCAAGTCCACTGTTTCTTGCCCGGCGAGATATGATGGTTGGCCACGTGGATGACGCCCGCCTCCTTCCCATGGTCATAACCGCCAAAAAAATCGCCGTTACCGCCCATGCACATGTACGAAGTCGGAACCGGGATGTTCCAATACCAGCTCAGGTCGTTGGGAGAACTGACCGGAGTCGTGCCGACGGAGGCGCGGGTCCCAGTGCGGCTGCGTTCCGCGTAATTCACGCCATAGTAACTTCCCTTGCACAACGGAAACGCGGACATGGCGCGCTTCGCATGGTCGGCGACATAGTCCACGTCCGGCGGAAATACGGATTGATATTTGTCATGCACACGGGCCGCGACATTCGCCCACCAAAGAAAAGTTTGCACCAGCGGAGTGCGATTATAGAGGCGCACCTTGACCTCGATGTAGGCTTTTCCGGGGTGCAGGCAAACCCCGTGCATTCCCTTCATCCGCGACATCGGATCATGATCGGACAACCAGACTGTTTTGCCGCCATCCTCATGCTCCTCGAACTCCAAGTTGACCGGAAGATAGGTTGCCGGGCGGTGATGCTGCGGCCAGTTGAACTCCACGCCGCCTGAAATCCAGGGACCGGCCAGGCCGACCAATGCCGGCTTGATAACATTCTGGCGGTAGAAGAAATCGTAGCCGTTGCTCTTGTCCTGGCCGGCATGAATGCGCCCGCCGATCTGAGGAAGCACCATCAGCCGGATGAATTCATTCTCAAGATGCACGGCGTCCCACGCGACATCCTGACGTTGCTCCGAAATCCGGTCTGTAAACGGGAGCGGATACACCTTCCCGCTGCTGCCCTGATAGACGCGTTTTTCGAGAAACATCGGATTCTTGTCCGGCGCTTGTTCCGGGTACGTGGGAATGAGCACGCTTTCACGGGTTATCGTGACAGGAGTGAAATTCACGGCCATGTCGGTAATTTTATGGCTCGACATGGGAAATGGAATGGACAATTCCATAAATAAACTGGACTATCTTATGATTATCCAATCTCAACCCATTGAAAAACCAGGCGGGAAGCGGGGCGAAGGATTCCCCGGCCAGCGGATGCTCGTGCTCAATGATAAATTCATCCGGTCCGCAGCGGATCATCCCCTGCTTGCCGGATTGTTTCCCGTTTCCATCGGGCATTTTCCTTCCGCACATGGACATTTCGTGGATCGCCACAGGGGTCTTTCTGAATCCATATTCATCGCCTGCCTCGGAGGCGAAGGATTTTGCGAATTCAACAGCCAGTCGCATCGGATCCATTCCGGGACAGCGATCCTCATACCCGCCGGGCAGGCGCATGTTTATGGGGCTGCGGAAGATAATCCCTGGTCGATTTCATGGATTCACAGCGGGGGGAGAGATTGGCCAAGCCTGATGGAACTGCTCCAGGTTTCCGAGGAAAACCCGTTGTTCCATCTGTCGCAACTTCCGCAATTTGAAGCCGCGTTTGAACAAACATGGGACTCTCTGAAGGAAGCGCATACGCTGCCGCAACTGATATTTGCCTCGGCGCAACTCAGACACTTGTTTGCCGGAATCGCGCTGCAACGCCGTTCGGTGAATGAAAAGGCGCGCACGGCTGAGGAGAAAGTTTCGTCCAGCGCACAATGGATGGGCAGGCATTTTGCCAGGCATATCCGCCTGGAGGATCTCGCACGGGCATCTGCCATGTCCATACCGCATTATTCAATGCTGTTCCGCAAGAAATTTGGATGTTCGCCGATCGAGTTTTTGATCGGAATCCGGGTTCAACGGGCCTGCCGTCTGTTTGACCATACCACCGAATCGATCTCCGAAATCGCCGCGCAAGTGGGTTATGACGACCCCTATTATTTTTCCCGTATCTTTAAAAAGACCATGTCGTGCTCACCCAAGGCGTACCGCAACACCCGCAAAGGGTGAGTCTAAAAAAGGGTCAAAGCATATTTTATACCACCCTAACCCAGGTCTGAATGCATCCCCTGATTCAGAGGGGAAAAGGAGTCAAAATATGCTTTGACCCTTTTTTTAATTTGTTTTTACGGCGATGACGGCAATCATGGATTCCATCCATGAATCCTCCTTTCAAAGTTGCGCCCATTGCATGCCCGCCTGAGCTTGCCACACGAATCCTGAACGATGCGACGCTGAGCCGCACACGCGATCTTGCCCGCAAGTTGCTCGCCACCGGACTCAACGCAGGTTCCGGTTACAGCGAAATCTGGATCCGTGATTTCGCCACTTTCATCGAACTCGCACTGGAGGTGACTGAAGCGGCGGCCATTCGCAAGGCGCTGCTCGTATTTTTCAACTTTCAAGGCGAAGACGGAAACATTGTCGATGGTTACGTGCCGGAAATAAACCGCTCGGTTTGTCCTTACAAATACCGAAAATCCGCGGCGCAACCGGGGCTCCTTGCGCACAAAAATACGGTGGAAACCGATCAGGAAAGTTCCCTCGTGCAGGCAATTTATATTTATGTTCGCGCCACTGGAGATGAATCCATTCTCGATCTCAAAGTTGCGGGCGTGACGGTGGTGGAGCGACTTCGCCGCGCCATGGATTATCTGAATCAGGAGCGGCTCTCGCCGGAGCACGGGCTCCTTTGGGGCGGCAATACTGTGGATTGGGGTGACATGCAGATCGGCCGCGCCTGGGGCACGGAACTCCAGCCCGACGACACCCGCGCCATCAGCATCTACAACAACGCAATGTGGGTCATGGCCTTGCACCAACTTGGCGAACTCCAGCCCGCAGAGGCTATAAAATGGCGCGAATGGGAACAACGCGCTCGCGATAATATCCGGCTGCATCTGTGGGACGCCGAACGCCAGAAGTTCCGGCCCCATATCCATCTGGATGGCTATCCGTTCCCGCCTGATTTCGATGAAGCGCCAATCTGGTACCACGGCGGCACTGCGGTGGCCGCACAGGCAGGTTTGTTGACTGTCGAGGAATTAAGCAATTCGCTGGCGGCAATGCGTCGCAACGTCCGAGAATCCGGCATGCCGACACTCGGCATCACCTCATATCCGATCTATCCGGAACATTTGACGGTGGCGGATGGATTGAAGGCTTATGCGTACCAAAACGGCGGCG
This genomic window contains:
- a CDS encoding AraC family transcriptional regulator yields the protein MIIQSQPIEKPGGKRGEGFPGQRMLVLNDKFIRSAADHPLLAGLFPVSIGHFPSAHGHFVDRHRGLSESIFIACLGGEGFCEFNSQSHRIHSGTAILIPAGQAHVYGAAEDNPWSISWIHSGGRDWPSLMELLQVSEENPLFHLSQLPQFEAAFEQTWDSLKEAHTLPQLIFASAQLRHLFAGIALQRRSVNEKARTAEEKVSSSAQWMGRHFARHIRLEDLARASAMSIPHYSMLFRKKFGCSPIEFLIGIRVQRACRLFDHTTESISEIAAQVGYDDPYYFSRIFKKTMSCSPKAYRNTRKG
- a CDS encoding amylo-alpha-1,6-glucosidase; protein product: MNPPFKVAPIACPPELATRILNDATLSRTRDLARKLLATGLNAGSGYSEIWIRDFATFIELALEVTEAAAIRKALLVFFNFQGEDGNIVDGYVPEINRSVCPYKYRKSAAQPGLLAHKNTVETDQESSLVQAIYIYVRATGDESILDLKVAGVTVVERLRRAMDYLNQERLSPEHGLLWGGNTVDWGDMQIGRAWGTELQPDDTRAISIYNNAMWVMALHQLGELQPAEAIKWREWEQRARDNIRLHLWDAERQKFRPHIHLDGYPFPPDFDEAPIWYHGGTAVAAQAGLLTVEELSNSLAAMRRNVRESGMPTLGITSYPIYPEHLTVADGLKAYAYQNGGDWPWLGGRMVQALADHGLVAEAYEVLLPMAERSVRDGDFNEWYNRENQGAGSWQFRGAAGVLATAIDRLRAAALGVVS